Proteins encoded by one window of Emticicia oligotrophica DSM 17448:
- a CDS encoding DNA topoisomerase IV subunit B: MAEIKEATYNEDSIRSLDWKEHIRLRPGMYIGKLGDGSAADDGVYVLLKEVIDNCIDEYAMGYGKSIEIKLDEGKVEVRDYGRGIPLGKVVDVVSKINTGAKYDSKAFQKAVGLNGVGTKAVNALSHYFKVQAYRDGKTKWAEFNKGELTAESEIIDSDLKNGTHVIFEPDSTVFKNYHYIPQFVEAMIWNYCYLNAGLTISFNKQKYISQNGLLDLLRRKTDEESLRYPIIHLKGEDIEVAISHGNQYGEEYYSFVNGQNTTQGGTHLSAFKEAIVRTIREHYNKDYSPEDVRQSIIAAISVRVQEPVFESQTKTKLGSATISPEPNSPTLRTFVSDFLKEKLDNYLHMNLAVKEALKKRIEQSERERKELAGVRKLANERAKKANLHNKKLRDCRFHLDDEKNEKRFDTMMFITEGDSASGSITKARNPELQAVFSLRGKPLNSFGLTKKIVYENEEFNLLQHALNIENGLDDLRYQKIIIATDADVDGMHIRLLLLTFFLQFFPDLVREGHLYILETPLFRVRNKKETIYCYSDEERQKAISKLSPKPEITRFKGLGEISPDEFEGFIGENIRLEPVILEKESSIPKILSYYMGKNTPERQKFIIENLRIEKDEIDETLAEILEI, translated from the coding sequence ATGGCTGAGATTAAAGAAGCAACTTATAATGAAGACAGTATTCGTTCGCTAGACTGGAAAGAACATATACGTTTACGCCCCGGTATGTATATCGGTAAATTGGGCGATGGTTCGGCGGCTGATGATGGAGTTTATGTTTTGCTTAAAGAAGTAATTGATAATTGCATTGATGAATATGCAATGGGTTATGGAAAATCAATTGAGATTAAACTTGATGAAGGCAAAGTTGAAGTACGTGATTATGGTCGAGGTATTCCGCTCGGAAAAGTTGTTGATGTAGTTTCGAAAATAAATACTGGAGCTAAATACGATAGTAAAGCTTTTCAAAAAGCAGTTGGATTGAATGGGGTAGGAACGAAAGCAGTAAACGCTTTATCTCACTATTTTAAAGTTCAAGCTTATCGAGATGGTAAAACCAAATGGGCAGAGTTTAATAAAGGAGAATTAACCGCCGAATCTGAAATTATTGATTCTGATTTGAAAAATGGAACTCATGTAATCTTTGAACCTGATAGTACGGTTTTTAAAAATTACCATTATATTCCTCAATTTGTTGAGGCAATGATTTGGAACTATTGTTATTTGAATGCTGGATTAACTATAAGTTTCAATAAACAGAAGTATATTTCCCAAAATGGGCTTCTTGACTTACTCAGAAGAAAAACGGATGAAGAATCGTTACGTTACCCAATTATTCATTTGAAAGGTGAAGATATTGAAGTAGCTATTTCTCATGGTAATCAATATGGAGAAGAGTATTACTCCTTCGTTAATGGTCAAAATACAACCCAAGGTGGTACTCACTTATCAGCTTTTAAGGAAGCGATTGTTCGTACAATTCGTGAACATTATAATAAGGATTATTCACCAGAAGATGTTCGACAATCAATCATAGCAGCTATTTCAGTTCGTGTACAAGAACCAGTTTTTGAATCTCAGACAAAAACTAAACTTGGCTCGGCAACTATTTCTCCTGAACCCAATTCGCCTACATTGAGAACCTTCGTAAGTGATTTCCTCAAAGAAAAGTTGGATAATTATTTACACATGAATTTGGCTGTTAAAGAGGCTTTAAAAAAGCGTATCGAACAGTCGGAGAGGGAAAGAAAAGAGTTAGCAGGGGTTAGGAAATTAGCAAATGAGCGGGCAAAAAAAGCAAACTTGCATAACAAAAAATTGAGAGATTGTCGTTTTCATTTAGATGATGAGAAAAATGAAAAAAGATTTGATACGATGATGTTCATCACTGAAGGAGATTCTGCAAGCGGTTCAATAACAAAAGCCCGTAATCCAGAATTGCAAGCAGTTTTTAGTTTGCGAGGAAAGCCATTAAATAGTTTTGGTCTAACTAAAAAGATTGTTTACGAAAATGAAGAATTTAATCTACTTCAACACGCTTTAAATATCGAAAACGGTTTAGATGATTTACGCTATCAAAAAATTATTATAGCCACCGATGCTGATGTTGATGGAATGCATATTAGGCTTTTACTTTTGACTTTCTTCCTTCAATTTTTCCCTGATTTAGTTCGAGAAGGGCATCTTTATATTCTTGAAACTCCATTATTTAGAGTAAGAAATAAAAAGGAAACAATTTATTGTTATTCAGATGAAGAACGACAGAAGGCAATCAGTAAGTTATCGCCTAAACCTGAAATTACACGCTTCAAAGGGCTTGGAGAAATTTCACCTGATGAATTTGAAGGGTTTATTGGTGAAAATATTCGCCTAGAACCTGTTATTCTCGAAAAAGAATCTTCAATTCCAAAGATTTTGAGTTATTACATGGGTAAAAATACGCCAGAACGCCAGAAATTTATCATCGAAAATCTAAGAATAGAAAAGGATGAAATAGATGAAACATTGGCAGAAATATTAGAAATATAA
- the pheA gene encoding prephenate dehydratase: MTLEDVRKDIDKIDDQLLVLLNQRMNLVHKVGEIKRSTKAIIYRPEREKQILDRMNAQNDGPLNKEAIEAIYLEIFAAARNIELPERVAYLGPEGSFTHQAAESRFGAMSEYMTLPTIKSVFEAVDTGRAKFGVIPIENNQEGIVYETVDLLNEMNVNIAAELKIPVHFALATEAENPSKIKRIYSKDIAFRQCRGFLNKYFEQTHPEEIQVESTSKAAKLAAEDPESAAICSEIAAKLFALPVLFNNIEDNSQNRTRFFILAKNFVNAKSENDKTTIIARLPDTDKPGVLANFLQDFKKSGINLTKIESRPYKGDEDFNFWFFIELEGFYQDENVEKVFKKYKNAIKWLGSYVRNT, translated from the coding sequence GTGACTCTCGAAGACGTAAGAAAAGATATTGATAAAATTGACGACCAATTATTGGTGCTTCTCAACCAAAGAATGAATCTCGTACATAAAGTAGGAGAGATTAAACGTTCAACAAAGGCCATTATTTATCGACCCGAGCGTGAGAAGCAAATTTTAGACAGAATGAATGCTCAAAACGATGGCCCCTTGAATAAAGAGGCAATTGAAGCTATTTATTTAGAAATTTTTGCTGCTGCTAGAAATATAGAATTGCCCGAAAGAGTTGCTTATCTTGGTCCAGAAGGTAGTTTTACACATCAAGCTGCCGAAAGTAGATTTGGGGCCATGAGTGAGTACATGACCTTGCCTACAATCAAGTCTGTTTTTGAAGCGGTTGATACAGGTCGTGCCAAATTCGGAGTAATTCCAATTGAGAATAATCAAGAAGGTATTGTATATGAGACAGTAGATTTACTCAATGAAATGAATGTAAATATTGCTGCTGAATTGAAAATTCCAGTTCATTTTGCATTAGCTACTGAAGCTGAAAATCCTTCGAAAATCAAGCGTATTTATTCAAAAGATATTGCTTTTCGTCAGTGTAGAGGCTTTTTAAATAAGTATTTTGAACAGACTCATCCTGAAGAAATTCAAGTTGAATCTACTTCAAAAGCTGCAAAATTAGCAGCCGAAGACCCTGAGAGTGCCGCTATTTGCTCTGAAATAGCAGCAAAGCTTTTTGCATTGCCTGTATTATTTAATAATATTGAAGATAATAGCCAGAATAGAACTCGTTTCTTTATTTTGGCCAAAAACTTTGTCAATGCTAAGAGTGAAAATGATAAAACGACAATTATAGCAAGATTACCTGATACTGATAAACCAGGTGTTTTGGCCAACTTTCTTCAAGACTTCAAAAAGTCAGGAATCAACTTAACAAAAATTGAAAGCCGCCCATACAAAGGAGATGAAGATTTTAATTTTTGGTTTTTTATTGAATTAGAAGGTTTTTATCAAGATGAAAATGTAGAAAAAGTCTTCAAAAAATACAAAAATGCAATTAAATGGTTGGGTAGTTATGTAAGAAACACCTAA
- a CDS encoding CBU_0592 family membrane protein → MSLIIEIIGWIGSVLIVGSYFFNIQGKLDAKDIRYILANLIGGICFIINTYAHNAYPSVAVNIVWVIIALAAIFRKK, encoded by the coding sequence ATGTCTTTAATAATTGAAATAATCGGATGGATAGGCTCGGTACTTATTGTAGGCTCTTATTTTTTTAACATTCAAGGCAAACTCGATGCGAAAGATATACGCTACATACTAGCCAATTTAATCGGCGGAATATGCTTTATTATCAATACTTACGCTCATAATGCTTACCCCTCTGTAGCAGTAAATATAGTTTGGGTTATTATTGCTCTTGCGGCAATTTTTCGAAAGAAATGA
- a CDS encoding bifunctional riboflavin kinase/FAD synthetase → MKVYYNLADFEPLKKAIVTSGTFDGVHRGHQKILQILRETAEKTKGESVVITFWPHPRIVVSKDSQDLKLLTTIDEKIELLENQGVEHLLMIPFTREFSELSSEEYVKEILLKRIGTQKLVIGYDHRFGRNREGGFDYLKANSDFFHIEIEEIPRQEIDNLTISSTKIRQSLLNGEVKSANDLLGRNYSFTGIVVKGRQLGRTIGFPTANVQVSEYYKLIPSNGVYAVRTFFRNQWHEGMMNIGNRPTVEGIGRTQEVNIFDFDDDIYGETVTVEIIDYIRPEQKFNGLDELKSQILADREKSKVILGS, encoded by the coding sequence GTGAAAGTATATTATAATTTAGCAGATTTTGAACCATTAAAAAAAGCCATTGTAACCAGTGGTACTTTTGATGGTGTGCACCGTGGACATCAGAAAATTTTACAAATTCTAAGAGAAACCGCCGAAAAGACAAAAGGAGAATCGGTAGTGATTACTTTTTGGCCTCATCCAAGAATCGTTGTTTCAAAGGATAGCCAAGATTTAAAACTGCTTACAACAATAGATGAAAAAATAGAACTACTCGAAAATCAAGGAGTTGAGCATCTACTAATGATTCCATTTACTCGTGAATTTTCAGAATTGAGTTCGGAAGAATATGTAAAAGAGATTCTTCTAAAAAGAATTGGTACTCAAAAACTTGTTATTGGATATGACCATAGATTTGGAAGAAATCGTGAAGGTGGATTCGACTATCTAAAAGCAAATTCAGATTTTTTTCATATTGAAATTGAAGAAATCCCTCGTCAAGAAATTGATAACCTTACAATTAGTTCCACAAAAATTCGTCAATCTTTGCTAAACGGCGAAGTAAAATCTGCCAATGACCTATTAGGTCGAAATTATAGTTTTACTGGAATAGTTGTTAAAGGAAGACAATTAGGACGAACAATTGGATTTCCAACAGCCAATGTGCAGGTTTCTGAATATTATAAATTAATACCTTCAAATGGTGTTTATGCCGTACGAACTTTTTTTAGAAATCAATGGCATGAAGGTATGATGAACATTGGAAATCGACCAACTGTTGAAGGAATTGGACGAACTCAAGAAGTAAATATTTTCGATTTTGATGATGATATCTATGGTGAAACGGTAACTGTAGAAATAATTGACTATATCAGACCTGAACAAAAATTCAATGGTTTAGATGAATTAAAATCCCAAATTCTGGCCGACAGAGAAAAATCTAAAGTTATTTTAGGCTCTTGA
- the truB gene encoding tRNA pseudouridine(55) synthase TruB: MTDERNEVILIDKPLKWTSFDVVNKVRWAGKYKKVGHAGTLDPLATGLLILCTGKMTKQIDTFQAQEKEYTGTLVLGKTTPSIDLETEFDAEYPIEHINSKTINEVVKQLSGNIEQIPPAHSAIKIDGKRAYESARKGQEVIIKPRQVEIKEFEVDSTNFPEISFRIVCSKGTYIRSLVRDFGKLLQSGAYMSSLRRTRIGEFKIENSLTIEQFLESLPEKLSKIENLNKQQ, from the coding sequence ATGACAGACGAAAGAAATGAAGTAATTTTGATTGATAAACCTTTGAAATGGACATCATTCGATGTTGTGAATAAGGTAAGGTGGGCTGGTAAATATAAAAAGGTTGGTCATGCAGGAACTCTCGATCCATTAGCAACTGGCTTACTCATTTTGTGTACCGGAAAAATGACCAAGCAAATTGATACTTTTCAGGCACAAGAGAAAGAATATACAGGAACTTTAGTATTGGGAAAAACAACGCCATCTATTGACTTAGAAACTGAGTTTGATGCAGAATACCCAATAGAACACATTAATAGCAAAACTATAAACGAGGTTGTAAAACAACTTTCTGGTAATATTGAACAAATTCCGCCTGCTCATTCGGCAATTAAAATTGATGGTAAAAGAGCCTATGAATCAGCACGAAAAGGGCAGGAAGTCATTATTAAACCCCGACAAGTAGAAATCAAGGAGTTTGAAGTAGATTCTACCAATTTTCCTGAAATTTCTTTTAGAATTGTGTGTTCGAAAGGTACATATATTAGAAGTTTAGTAAGAGATTTCGGAAAACTACTTCAATCAGGGGCTTACATGAGTTCACTTAGAAGAACTCGTATTGGCGAGTTTAAGATTGAAAATTCACTTACAATTGAGCAGTTCTTAGAAAGTTTGCCCGAAAAACTCAGTAAAATCGAAAATTTGAACAAACAACAGTGA
- a CDS encoding undecaprenyl-diphosphate phosphatase, with protein MNFIEAIILAIIEGITEYLPISSTGHMIIGSSLMGISELDFTKAFEVNIQFGAILSVVVLYWKRFFQSFEFYKKLLAAFIPAAIIGFILNDFIDQLLESVAVVAIMLVLGGVILLFIDKFFEKRASKENITYIEAVQIGLFQCIAMIPGVSRSAATIIGGMFQGLSRKDSAEFSFFLAVPTMFAASAYKLLKGFKTGTLSFSENEIQLLLVGNIVAFIVAMIAIRFFISYLQKYGFKVFGYYRIIVGLIILGLLAAGYDLHVI; from the coding sequence ATGAATTTTATCGAAGCAATAATTCTTGCTATCATCGAAGGTATTACGGAGTATCTTCCAATAAGCTCAACTGGACACATGATTATTGGCTCATCATTGATGGGTATAAGTGAGCTTGATTTTACAAAAGCATTCGAGGTTAATATTCAGTTTGGTGCCATTCTCTCCGTGGTAGTGTTGTATTGGAAACGTTTTTTTCAATCATTTGAATTTTATAAAAAATTATTGGCAGCATTTATTCCTGCAGCAATTATTGGATTTATTCTCAATGATTTCATTGACCAACTACTCGAAAGTGTTGCGGTTGTAGCTATCATGTTAGTATTAGGTGGAGTCATTCTACTTTTCATTGATAAATTTTTTGAAAAAAGAGCAAGCAAAGAAAATATTACCTACATTGAAGCAGTACAGATTGGTTTATTTCAATGTATCGCGATGATTCCTGGAGTTTCTCGCTCAGCCGCAACAATCATTGGGGGAATGTTTCAAGGCCTTTCAAGAAAAGATTCTGCCGAATTTTCGTTCTTTTTGGCTGTACCAACAATGTTTGCGGCATCCGCTTACAAATTATTAAAGGGATTTAAAACAGGTACACTTTCATTTTCAGAAAATGAAATACAACTTTTATTGGTTGGAAATATTGTAGCATTTATTGTAGCAATGATTGCTATTAGATTCTTTATCAGCTACTTACAAAAGTATGGTTTTAAAGTATTTGGTTATTATAGAATCATTGTAGGATTAATTATTTTAGGCCTTTTAGCCGCTGGTTATGATTTACATGTAATATGA
- a CDS encoding DUF3098 domain-containing protein yields MKNTTNNSENNEQNALPFGKGNYTFMLIGIALLIIGFFIMTLDKEEFGFGFLGITLGPAIAFVGFLFQFLTIFKKK; encoded by the coding sequence ATGAAAAATACTACAAACAATTCTGAGAATAACGAACAAAACGCACTTCCATTTGGAAAAGGGAATTATACATTTATGCTAATTGGAATTGCTTTATTGATTATTGGTTTTTTTATTATGACTCTCGATAAAGAAGAATTTGGATTCGGTTTCCTCGGAATAACGCTTGGACCAGCCATAGCATTTGTTGGGTTCTTATTCCAATTTTTAACAATTTTCAAAAAGAAATAA
- a CDS encoding cell division protein FtsX, with amino-acid sequence MQKNNRKLGSYPSMLIIISLTAALFLIAFSGWIALTSKQLVLYIKQNIEVQVYLDKSLTQTQKDSVKYFISKKPYLAYSEQTPQITFISKESAAEKVLKETKEDYKSILGENPYRDAYSLKIKEEYFNENELAKIKADLEQIPGIFEADYAKDFVDSINKNANKAYLIIASIVSVLLIAIVLLINNTIRLALYSQRFIIRSMQLVGATDWFIQKPFLGRGLIQGLISGILACGLLILVEQIAIREIENLVVLQSFYKLAILCGFVILLGILIGLLSTFQSMYRYLRTDLEDLY; translated from the coding sequence ATGCAAAAAAATAATCGAAAATTAGGGAGTTATCCAAGTATGCTTATTATAATTAGCCTAACAGCCGCATTATTTTTAATTGCATTCAGTGGCTGGATTGCTCTAACTTCAAAGCAGTTGGTATTGTATATTAAGCAAAATATTGAAGTACAAGTTTACCTTGATAAGTCTTTAACACAAACACAAAAAGATTCAGTAAAATACTTTATTTCAAAAAAACCATACTTGGCATACTCTGAACAAACTCCTCAAATAACGTTTATTTCAAAGGAAAGTGCAGCCGAAAAAGTTTTAAAAGAAACAAAAGAAGATTACAAATCTATATTAGGCGAAAATCCATATCGAGATGCTTATAGTTTAAAAATTAAAGAGGAATACTTTAACGAAAACGAATTAGCAAAAATTAAAGCTGACCTCGAACAAATACCGGGCATTTTTGAAGCAGATTATGCCAAAGATTTTGTAGATAGCATTAATAAAAATGCCAATAAGGCTTACCTAATTATCGCTTCCATTGTATCAGTACTACTAATTGCTATTGTTCTACTTATCAATAACACCATTAGATTAGCCCTATATTCCCAAAGATTTATCATCAGAAGTATGCAGTTAGTTGGTGCAACCGATTGGTTCATACAAAAACCCTTCTTAGGCCGTGGCTTAATCCAAGGTTTAATTTCTGGGATATTGGCCTGTGGGTTATTAATTTTAGTCGAGCAAATTGCTATCAGAGAAATCGAAAATTTAGTTGTACTACAAAGCTTTTACAAACTAGCTATCCTTTGTGGGTTTGTAATTTTATTGGGCATTTTAATTGGCTTATTAAGTACATTCCAATCTATGTATCGTTATTTGCGTACTGATTTAGAAGATTTATATTAA
- a CDS encoding lysophospholipid acyltransferase family protein, producing MISVLKNFLPIPNNDPNPFFRYVSYIDIFGIFERDPFGNWLILKRIIILVAGIPTYWRIAVANQLKVEGAEYLEKLPNQNVYFISNHQTYFADVITFYHIFCSVKWGFRNRVLPIALFAPRARTFYVAASETMKDGFLPKIFSLAGAILVERSWRAKGENVKRTLDTSAGENVAKGLKFGWVVSFPQGTTSPYAPIRKGTAHIIKDNNPIVVPVVIDGFRRAFNKSGLSYKKRNTELKVKFKEPIHFSPDATVEEITEVVKNIIEQNMPERIARWKSEAV from the coding sequence ATGATTAGTGTACTGAAAAATTTTTTACCAATTCCCAACAACGACCCAAATCCTTTTTTTCGGTATGTGTCGTACATTGATATTTTTGGCATTTTTGAGCGTGACCCCTTTGGTAATTGGCTAATATTAAAGCGAATCATTATACTTGTTGCAGGAATACCAACTTATTGGCGTATTGCCGTTGCCAATCAATTAAAAGTGGAGGGTGCTGAATACTTAGAAAAACTCCCCAATCAAAACGTTTATTTCATCTCAAACCACCAAACATATTTCGCAGATGTAATAACATTTTATCATATTTTCTGCTCAGTTAAATGGGGTTTTAGAAACAGAGTACTTCCAATCGCCTTATTTGCCCCAAGAGCCAGAACTTTTTATGTAGCCGCTAGCGAAACCATGAAAGATGGTTTCCTTCCAAAGATTTTCAGTTTAGCAGGAGCAATTTTAGTTGAACGCTCTTGGAGAGCTAAAGGAGAAAATGTAAAACGAACTTTAGATACCTCAGCTGGAGAAAATGTTGCAAAAGGTTTAAAATTTGGGTGGGTTGTAAGTTTTCCACAAGGTACTACCAGCCCATACGCTCCTATCAGAAAAGGTACGGCACACATTATTAAAGATAACAATCCAATTGTTGTACCGGTAGTAATTGATGGCTTTAGAAGAGCATTTAATAAATCAGGGCTTAGTTATAAGAAAAGAAATACCGAACTAAAGGTTAAATTTAAAGAGCCAATTCACTTCTCACCAGATGCAACAGTTGAAGAAATTACAGAAGTTGTAAAAAATATCATTGAACAGAATATGCCTGAACGAATAGCTCGCTGGAAAAGTGAAGCCGTATAA
- a CDS encoding bifunctional nuclease family protein, with translation MEKIKLEILGLSPSQSQTGSFALVLSEENGNRRLPIIIGMFEAQAIAIEMEHITPNRPMTHDLFKSFARAFDFTVEEILISDLREGIFFAKIVCTDGIRQKTVDARPSDAIAIGLRFQVPIYTTNQILSEAGITTTEASDADEQEAEELVEPSKTRPQKQVKSGLKDFTLDELNKMLEDALAQEEYEKAAKIRDEISKRN, from the coding sequence GTGGAAAAAATAAAACTCGAAATATTAGGACTATCGCCGAGTCAATCTCAAACTGGCTCGTTTGCTTTGGTATTATCGGAAGAAAATGGAAATCGCCGATTACCAATTATCATTGGAATGTTTGAAGCTCAAGCAATCGCAATTGAAATGGAGCATATTACTCCAAATCGACCAATGACACACGACTTATTCAAATCTTTTGCCCGAGCATTCGATTTTACAGTAGAAGAAATCTTAATTTCAGACCTTAGAGAAGGTATCTTCTTTGCGAAAATTGTTTGTACTGACGGTATAAGACAAAAAACAGTTGATGCACGTCCATCGGATGCAATTGCCATTGGTCTAAGATTCCAGGTTCCAATTTATACAACTAATCAAATACTTTCAGAAGCAGGAATCACCACAACGGAAGCATCTGATGCAGATGAACAAGAAGCGGAAGAGTTGGTAGAACCTTCAAAAACACGTCCTCAAAAACAAGTAAAAAGTGGCTTAAAAGATTTCACATTAGATGAGTTAAATAAAATGCTTGAAGATGCATTAGCTCAAGAAGAATATGAAAAAGCGGCTAAAATCAGAGATGAAATTAGCAAAAGAAACTAA
- a CDS encoding electron transfer flavoprotein subunit alpha/FixB family protein → MMILIFTEIADGAIKKSSLEAVYYGSKVAEMMGTTATALAIGTADAAELAKAGNYGASKVLHANDAKLSNPNSMAYASVLAETVKSTGTKIVIAAKSSFADAVTARAAGALKAAVVGNVTELPDLSNGFKVRVSIFTGKAFADVNVNGDVKILAIKKNVVAPTESSNSATVESISPALSDNLFTAKVTETIKATGTISLPEADLVVSGGRGMKGPDQWQPLLDLADALGAATACSKPVSDLDWRPHHEHVGQTGVKVSPNLYIACGISGAIQHLAGVNSSKVIVVINKDPEAPFFKAADYGIVGDVFEVLPKLTKAVLASK, encoded by the coding sequence ATAATGATACTCATATTCACTGAGATTGCCGATGGAGCAATCAAAAAATCATCACTTGAAGCCGTTTATTACGGTTCAAAAGTAGCTGAAATGATGGGAACAACAGCTACTGCACTTGCAATCGGTACTGCTGATGCTGCTGAACTAGCCAAAGCAGGAAATTACGGAGCAAGCAAAGTTTTACACGCCAATGATGCAAAATTATCTAACCCAAATAGCATGGCCTACGCAAGTGTTTTGGCCGAAACTGTGAAAAGTACGGGAACAAAAATTGTAATAGCGGCTAAATCATCTTTTGCTGATGCCGTAACTGCACGAGCTGCTGGTGCTTTAAAAGCGGCTGTTGTAGGAAATGTTACTGAATTACCAGACCTGAGCAATGGCTTTAAAGTGAGAGTTAGTATTTTTACAGGAAAAGCATTTGCTGATGTAAATGTAAATGGGGATGTGAAGATTTTGGCTATCAAGAAAAATGTTGTCGCTCCGACCGAAAGCAGCAATAGTGCAACGGTTGAAAGCATATCACCAGCATTGTCTGATAACCTTTTTACAGCCAAAGTTACAGAAACAATTAAGGCTACAGGAACTATTTCTTTACCAGAAGCCGACTTAGTTGTTTCAGGAGGACGAGGAATGAAAGGTCCAGACCAATGGCAGCCTTTATTAGATTTGGCAGATGCTTTGGGTGCCGCAACCGCTTGTTCGAAACCAGTTTCTGACCTTGATTGGAGACCTCACCACGAACATGTTGGACAAACAGGTGTGAAAGTTTCTCCAAACTTATATATTGCTTGTGGCATTTCGGGAGCAATTCAACATTTAGCTGGGGTTAATTCATCAAAAGTTATTGTAGTAATCAATAAAGACCCAGAAGCTCCATTCTTCAAGGCCGCCGACTATGGAATTGTTGGTGATGTTTTTGAAGTTTTACCAAAATTGACTAAAGCAGTATTAGCTTCAAAATAA
- a CDS encoding electron transfer flavoprotein subunit beta/FixA family protein, whose translation MKILVCISSVPDTTSKISFTENDTKLNKAGVTYIIGPYDDYALARAVELKEQQGGSITVLNVGGADAEPQIRKALAIGADDAIRVDVEPTDSYFVAEQIAAVAKEGAYDLVLMGRESSDYNSGVVHGIVGEMLGIASFSPVMQLDINGSEASITREIEGGKEKLTASLPLVLGCQEPIAEWKIPNMRGIMTARTKPLKVIPAAGAALTNTEKYSLPAPKGACKMIPAEEAEKLIDLLRTEAKVL comes from the coding sequence ATGAAAATATTAGTTTGTATTTCGAGCGTACCCGACACAACCTCAAAAATTTCATTTACAGAAAACGACACAAAGCTAAACAAAGCTGGTGTAACTTACATCATCGGGCCTTACGATGATTATGCTTTAGCCCGTGCAGTTGAACTAAAAGAACAACAAGGTGGAAGTATTACTGTGTTAAATGTTGGTGGAGCAGATGCCGAACCACAAATTAGAAAAGCTTTGGCTATTGGTGCTGATGATGCAATAAGAGTTGATGTTGAACCAACTGATTCTTATTTTGTTGCAGAACAAATTGCAGCAGTTGCGAAAGAAGGTGCTTATGATTTGGTATTGATGGGTCGTGAAAGTAGCGATTACAACTCGGGTGTTGTACATGGTATTGTTGGTGAAATGCTTGGAATTGCCTCGTTCTCACCAGTAATGCAATTAGATATCAATGGTTCAGAAGCGAGTATAACACGTGAAATTGAGGGTGGCAAAGAAAAACTGACTGCTTCATTACCATTAGTTTTAGGATGTCAAGAACCAATTGCAGAATGGAAAATTCCAAACATGAGAGGTATCATGACAGCCCGTACAAAACCACTAAAAGTAATTCCAGCGGCTGGTGCAGCACTGACAAATACTGAAAAATATAGTTTACCAGCTCCAAAAGGTGCATGTAAAATGATTCCTGCGGAAGAAGCTGAAAAATTAATCGACTTACTAAGAACGGAAGCTAAAGTATTATAA